TCACGTATGAGGTTTCATTTTTGTTGCTAAATGGGCAAGCCGCGGAATGTAATGCTCAAACCTCAATCTGACATTGATTTGGAAGTGATTAAACACACAGCAGGCATAGTCTCCCGAAGGGTTGGACGAGTTCATGGTTGTGAACTTGTGGTGGCTGCTAACTTTGTGAGTTGTGTAATCAACTTGGACATTTGAAACAGAGCTTGTTTTCAAAGTACTAATGTAAACTCATATGAGGTGTTGGCAAAAGGAAGCATGCGGAGTGAAGTAAAGGAATAATGTAGAGAGCAGACTAGATGGTGGTGCTCTAATTTTCCCTGACTGTGCGACTATCCTTGTAACTGGGAGTTTGAGAATCAATGATATGGGATGGTCgcctttttttggttgaagaaaCTGAGGGCAGGCTTCTTTAGGTGGAGCCGTGGAGGATACAAGAAGAGGAACTGGTGGCCTATTGTCTGGAAATTAGAGAGGCATTAGTAATGGCCAAGTGGAGTTAGTGCCATGATTCTAGAACCAgctcattttattatttagatccACATCCACCCCCAAAATCCACAACATCAAATCCAttaaaatgatgtcattttgaaaagtgaaaaatactaaattaaGGGCCTCATTTAGTTCGGGAGAAGAGAAAAGTGTGTTTGGTTGAAGAGGGAAAGGAAGAGTGAAAATGGTGGGATCTAAGAATTTTCTCTTCAGGCCCACCATTTGGGTGAAATAGTTCTctctaatttggagagaaaatgggagGGAGGGGGTGAGTTTGTTTGATGAAAAATTACCCATCTGTCCTTACCCCCTAttcaatgtttttttgtttttttttgtattttttttcacccTATATTACATTCAGTTTTTTCCCctcatataatattaaatattttttttcttcatagtaGAGGTATagaagtaaatttatacaatctacattttttcttctcaatcaaataaaagagttttctaTCCTTCTATTTTTCCCATCACCCCAACCAAACTCCATGAGAGAAAATTAAATCTCTTTTATCCTCTACTTTTCCTCCCCTTCTCCATTTTCTATTGCCTCActttttcaccccaaccaaatggaccctactAGTGAGCACAAATTGTGTGGGTTGGACCTACTAAAGTTAGACATCAATTTCGACACCAAACTCAAGTAAAAAGCACACATTTGAACATCGCTATGTTTGTTTTGACATtaacattttctagaaaatgattctttttttcaaaaagtattttctagaTCTCATTTCCTATATTTGTCAGTGACTTTAAAATGAAttagaaaattatttcttaatttttcttatttagttttgtgtgagaTAGAGCTGTTTTCTACATTTAGCTTATAGTTTTcctttaaccatttttttttttatattactaaatacaagaaaatgtagaaaattattttcacttAAAGTTTTCTATTAAAACAAATGGATTTCACAAAGTTTTTTAACACCTGAGGTAATGGAAGTACAATAAAGTAGTGTTCTTAGTGAAAGTGATGATGCACTACTAATCATAATATGTCacctattgttaaaaaaaaaattgtgccgTTAGTATTGTTGTTTATCTATTACATTCTTGAAACTGGTagcttgcaagttgcaacacgAGCCTAAAAAACTGTTCCACCAAAAGCTAATTCCTGTGCAATTACATTAACTTGAGAAATGCAATTCACATACAAAAGTATGTCTTtgtatttaacattttaaaaatatctttGAATTGTGTTGACACAAAAGAATGATTTCTATTTAAATGGGGatagattttaaaaagttaatagaattttattagtCTTTTATTTTAGTCGgaaaaaaatacccctaattgGAGTTTAAATCTTTTGTCTCACTCTTCCTTCTCCATTCTATGctccataaataaaaaagtgccATATGACCGAGTTGGAAGGcacatatgatttttttcaaaaaagaaaataaaggctGCTCACGTGGATTTGTTGAGACAATATTCTGTCTTTGCCTTTTAACTTCTTTTCATGTGATCAATAGCAAGCTGTTGTTACCAAATATATCTGATAAATAAAGCAAAAGATGAAGTTATTATGGTTTTCATTGAACCATTGAAGGTGATTTCATCACTTTCGGTAATGaagtaataattttttgggAGAGGaaaacttgaaagttgaaacctcATTCTGAAGCCTTTGGTAACATGTTGCAAGTATCTTTATAAAAGCAATTTAATTAGACCCGGCTTCAAGTTATAAGGGGGACCACAGATTAGTTTACCAACAATCGGCTTGGATGGAAGGAATTTGAGTACAAGAGAaatggaatgaatttttttttttttttttttggtgtgtgtgtgtgtgtggataattcgatagttgaaagaaggaagaaggggaTTTGATCTAGATGTGCCAATCAGTTGAGCTATGAGAAGAACTAATATATGGAACTAAAATCGTGTTTTTAAGATATGATTTCTATATAACATGAATAGGATtgtattttttccttaaaagtGGATGTTTAATGTACATACTCATATCGTATGCAAACTGAAATATTGTTTCTAAGACACGATTTCAGTATAAAATTAATACTATCTTAAAGATATCCAAACCTTAAGTGTTTGGATGATATCCAAACTAATATGTAGAATTGAAATAGTGTTTCTAAGACATGATTTCGGTATAATATGAATACTATTGAATTTTTGCCTTAGAGAAATCCAAATCTTAGTTTTATATGTTTGATATCCAAACTTATATGTAGaactaaaattatgtttttaagaCATGATTTTTGTATAACATgaattatatgaattttttctttagAGATATCCAAACTGTAAAGTTTGGATGACTGATATCCAAACTGATATGTAGATTTGAAATCGTGTTTTTAAGACATGATTTCTATATAACAATAAGATTGTATATTTGCCTTAAAGGTGGATGTTAGATATCCAAACTCATATGTGAACTGAATAGTGCTTCTAAGACATCATATTAGTATAAAATGAATAATGTTGAGTTTTTGCTTTAAAGATGTCCAAACCTTAAAGCTTTGGATTTTTGATATCCAAAGTAATAGGTAAAGCTGAAATCGTGTTTTACAAACATGATTTCTTTATAATAGGAGTAAGATTGTATAATTTCTTTTAGAGGTGGATGCTTGATATCCAAACTTATATGTGAACTGAAATTGAGTTTCCAAGACACGATTTCGTAATAAAATGTatactatttgatttttttttcttagagaTATCCAAACTTTAAATGTTTGGATATTTAATATCCAAATTGATATGTACAATTGAAATAGTGTGTTGAAAATGGAGGAATTAGAATTTATATTCCTTTCCATTATCTTTTGTATAATAGTTTATAAGcctttgtaaaataaaagtgaaaCATTGATTGTCTCTATTTGAGGGGTAAAATATTAaagatataatcatatataaaattacatattcattttcttttcaatttttttaatgaatttttaaattttctaaagaaaaataataatttttatttctattccattattattttctgTTATTAATTTCCAAACATTTTGCAAATGCTTTTGCTATTTGTTAATGCAGTGCTTTGTGGTTTTCAAGGCAAATGGTGTTGCCAAATGAGTCTTGACTAGTAAAATAATTGTAATGAcgatttgaattttcaaagcGATAATTTTTGCGTTTAGATGGATATCTTCCTACACTACGGATATTGgtttaggaattatttttagaaacattttattgggaaaatgataaaataattaatattgttgacagctttttatattttccatgaaaataGTGCTAAAActtttctattataatttattaataattgtccTAAGGATATCCCTTAACATGACCCATAATGTAATTGTAAACAACAGTACCAAAGATATCTGTAAAGGCGGCAATTTAAAGTTCTTAAGTTAAAAAGTTGCTGTAAAAGTCACACTTCACTTATTAATGATACAAGAAACAAAGAGATGGCACCTAGAGTACCTTGGCATGCACGGCAACTTACAAAAGGCAGAGATTCTAAAGGAAAAATAACGCAAAGAAAAGCTACAAgctcttgttttctttattctctTTTGTATTCACATATATTGCTCATCAGTCATCACAATTCACAAGACACAGCTCTTGACTCTGAAACTATGGCTTTCCTTAAACTTAGCCTCCTCCTACTCTTTATGCTTGTTCTTCATGGTGTGCGCTGCAAACCAATGTATCACAATAATGGTACACACTCTATTtctcgtgtgtgtgtgtgcacacaCATGTGAATAAGTGAGTTTTACTCCAAAGTAGGAGATATCATCCATGGATTTTGCTTTATGTGTGCATGTAAATGTGACATTgtgaatatgatttttttttttttttttgatagcgtgaatttgattttttggagtttaattgtttaaaaatattatattgaattgttactGCCCACATAGTATTATCATCAACTTTTGCGTTCCAGATGTGCTACCTGAGTGTTTTTGTACGGGTCCCATGTATAATTGTAAAACTTTGAATGCATGTGTCCCCATTCtcaggagaaattataaggtccacATGGTGAACAAGTGACgtggtccaccattccactaaaagacttacacctatttaaaattgctaagttggaaattttttttaaacagaaattgattactgactcagcaattttaaacaagtgggagTTTTTCAGTGGATTGGTAGACAAGTGACGTGGTCCACCAGAGGACTGTGTAATTTCTCCATTCTCAGTTTGTCACCTGTTATGAACTAGGCCTTGTAGTTACTGTTGTGTGTTCCTAATGGTAGGTGCCTTGTAATAACTATTGTTTGATCTTAATTGTATGTCATTACCATTGTAAATATGTGTTTTTAGGCATGTTAATTGTGACTTGGAAGTCTTGaagcacaaaattgaaaatttattttgattttcagtttcagtggtatgagaaacaaaattttggaacaTCCATTTGTTCAATTCGAATCAGTGGACCGTATATAAAGAATTAGATACAATTCTTATATAATTTGATTAAGTTACTAAACCAATTATCTGTGAACTTAATCTAAAAACCATCAGGCAGCCACCTTTTCTAAAATCCTGAAGGTGCTATAATAAAGTGAATTGAACAGTGCTTAAAGCATTTTGATGTAGAATAGTGTAGCCTGCAGAAGAAAAATGGAACAATTTGaccatttttatttgttgatgatttgtAGCTGGCTTTACAGAAGTACTTGGTACTTTCAGGAAAACACAGCTGAATAGTTTTTGCTTATTCtcctattctttttattttctttatagcTTTACTTTAGCATCTTATTTTAAGATAAATGGCACATTATAAAACTTGAACACAAATCCAATAAGTTATATACTAGAgtgatttttttccccctgttTTGGTTAATCCCTACCCCAGTCCTTGCAAAGTATAAAATTATCAATCAACATTGGTAGATAGTTTTAGAACATAGAGAAAATTACTACTAAAATAGGTCAACCTTGCCGCATTACCTTCTTATTCTTCATTTGTTTAGTGCTAACCAATGCAATTTTTACATCTtcagatgaagaagatgatCTCTTCGAAGGACTCAATGGTTACAGGTCATCATCAAATCTCCCCAACTTCACAGAGAACAGCAATGCAGCTTGCCTTGCTGAAAAAGTTGCAGACAAATTAGATGCCCTATCTTGTGAAAATGCCTTCGACTACAGCTCTGCTCCAGGCAACAAGCCTAATTTCACTGACTTTGACAAGCTCCTGGATAAGTGTGACATAAATGGCAACAACACACTTGATGGGGTCATATTGCCTGTTTGTGTGCCCAAATTAGACCCAACTGCAGTCCTTTCTAATTATACAAATTCTCAATATGCAAAATATCTTAATGATTCCAGCTACACCGGGGCCGGGATTGGCTCTGAGGAAAACTGGATGGTGGTCATTTTGAGCACTAACACATCAACTGGAAGCTTTTCCAGTGCAGCTTCTTTGATTGCTAATATAAGTAACTACCTGGCGGCTTTGTTCTTTGGATTGCTTGTAATTTCAGTGAGCTGAAATGCTCCAGGTGCTTGCCATTTATAcaaattttcctctttttttcagTGTGTTTGATGTGTAAAGTCGTGAACTTGGCAGAGAGTGTTTCTCTTTATGTAACATATTATGATTGTGATCGTGCATATTTCTTATGGCAAGTTCATTCTTGCTTAATATGTAAGATCTGCATAACAAACTTTATGGAGTACATGAAGAATGAATGGAGTTCCATAACTATGCTTTATCAAACTAACAGGGTATTATTAGGGGGTAAAGGGCCTTTATTAGTATCTTCAAATGattttaatcatatttttagCATGACCTTGTTTATTTAAGGCACTGAAACATGATGCATGAAGACAATGTTGACTAAAGGTGTAAAAAATGACAGATCACAATGAGATTACTAGTTCCCACATAGAAGACAATGTTGGTAATGGAATCTCGGTAATGAAGGGAGATCAAGTACTACCACACCCCGGTTTTGACAAAGAAGTAGAAACCTCTCTACTTGAAGAATCATCCATGGTGCATGAAGATCTATGATTCGATGAAGTCAAAAAGGTTGATACTCCAATTCCACATGTCGGGTTTGTGATTCTAGAAGAGTTTCATAAGGTGGAATACAAGGTTTACCTATTATCAATGCTCCCAAAGATAATTCCTCAACTGCAGCGAGTGTCATGTACTGGATTTTTCATCCCTCAAAGCTTAAAAACTCAAGGTTGAGTTTTCTCCAACCAGGGGAGTATAATGCAGGagcaaaacaaaatttattttagaatttatattttaagattttgtATTTATTTCATAGGAAGTTGGATAATTGTAAACTTTTATATAGATAGAGATTAGATTTGAGATTAGATAGGGATTAGTATTCTGAGTTTAGTTAGGATTAGTTTTTGTTAGTTGTTATCTTTTACCTCTTTATTTCCTAGAAGCTCTAAGTCTATAAAAGAGcctggtttatttatatttgatagGAGACAATGGATTGATTAATGATATTCCGATTGGAGATTGTCCAATAGTTGGGTGTTGATTCCTAACACCTTAGGTGCTGATGCCTAAGTTTTGCTTTGTGCTAATTCCAAGCGACCCCTAAGTTAGGGTTTatctttacttttcttgttaattttatttgttctgcATAAATGGTGCTGAATGTGGTGGTGGAACCACAAGAACTTCACTCATAGAAACAAATTAGTGTTACCCTTCCTGTAGCAGATGAGGAGTAGTCCAACTAGAAGCTTAATTATGGTAGGTTTAGCAAGCAAAGAACTATTTTGTGGAGCATAAGAGCATCATCAATTGATATCACATCAATTTTTACTTACTGAACTTCCTTCAGAAAAATATGATAGATTTTGTAACAATGAAAAAGATGAAATGTAAACTTATAACTACATACACATGCCATTGACATAAATCCAATAAACCCCTTGCCcccccccaccaccaccacccacccGCATGCCTGGGGGGCGGGGAGTGAGGGGAAGAAAAAGGATTTTAGACATCTCCTTAGCAAAATAATTATTTCCCAGTATTGTTTTTCAATGTGCATGCACTTTACAAGAAGGCACCTCCAAGCAGCAAGTCAGATGAGTTAAATTGACATCACCAACATTCAGTATTCATATAAATGATTGGAGGCATCTTTAAGCAGTATAGCTTCCATTTTCTCCAATAATTATGGTGAGATTGACCATATGAGTTTGAAGCAGCATACAAACATCACCATCCAAATGTTAAAACCAATCAACATGTTGGGTTGAAGTTTTGGGTTGCTTCTTCAGCTTTTGGTACCAATTGTTCTCAAGCTTGGCTCTAAATATAAGAGAATAAAGCAATTCTGCCTTGGGGCATGCTTAAGATACTAAGATATCAAATAAACGAGAAATAGAATCATAGTTAGAAGCTATAAGATATATCCAAAAATTGTAAGATAGTATACGTGTCAGTGATATGTGATCACATCAAGGTTATTCATAACACAAACCAGTGCATGTTTATCCTGGTCTTTTGGCTGTAATAGATATGGAGCATGAGAATACAGGTTATATACTAATCAAGCTGAGTCAAGAACATGCTAGCTCCATTTCTTTCACAAGTGTGGCTACAGTGAAGTGATTCTATACAGTTCATTTGTATCAATTTTGCACCTACAACAGTCAACAGTGATTTCCAGGAAGGTAAGAGATATGACTATCTATCTGTCTAGTAGCTCCTCTAAAAGATAATTCTTCGTGAAGGTGTAATGTAATGGATACAACTTTTTGGGCACTGACCTACTGAGCTTGGTAGTCTTCACCATGACCTAATCATATGCACAGAtgttttaaaattgaaatttaattaatatcatTGGATCAAATTCATGTTAATAGTTGTTATAATACTATTGGAACTACCAAACTggaaacctttttatttttttatgaataaaaaagcCAAACTGACAACTTGTGCCTTTTTTCAAATAAGAAGGCATGAGGGGCCCTTTTTACACATGAATATGGACACCTTGCAGATGATTCGAAAATTACATAGATATATgagtgagagaggaaaaaaaaaagatatcacattttgattggaaaaataatttaaaagataactgtcaaatgaaaagagaaaaataaaataaatctaggAATCAGCACTTAGATTGGTTTGGAACAATAGAAGAAATGCTGAGTTACATACGTAACAAACCATTAAAGGTTATATCCAGAAATTTCACCATTATAGAATTGCTTACAAATTTTCCCCCTCTCAGGTTATAGAAAATATTTCCCGTCATATGCTTGCCATAATAATGGATGCTATCACTGACCTCAGGAAATGTATATTGCACTCAAGATCTAGCAGGGATCAACAAATGTTGAATCTGAAGAGTGAAGATGTTCTACAAAACAAATGTTTCCCTCTGGTTCCCATTGTTACTTGGATATTCAAAGAATACTCAGCAACCCAGGCAATTATTTTCAATAGCTGTAGCAAATAGTAAAGCATCAGTATCTAAATAATCTGATTACAACGTACAAGCATAGAATAATTCTCCTGAGGGAACAAAAACACCATtgaatattgaaattttaaataataaagaattgcATGACCAAGAATAAATGTTATAAAGAACCTCATGAAAAAAGGAAGAGATCTACACTACAATTTTCACAAGCATGCATATTTACAGATTAAGAGGgcactactactactactactactagtCTACTACTACTAATTATAATTGTACTGAAAGATTAACTAACTTGTATGACAAGATGAAGTTCTGAAAGTCATTAACATGATAGTTAATCATACATCTACTGTTATGGAAGGAAGTTATGCATTTGGAACACAACTCAACCCGATAATTGATACAGCCGCCTCATCTGATATGCTCAATTTTCCTATCCTCATTATAAAACAAAGGTCAAGTAccttaaaaatagatttattttgcTTTGATATGTTCTATAAATATATAGCTCCACTCAACTGGCAGGACAGCATATGGACAGGTTAAAATAGGACGAAAATACATTctttaaagtaaaaaaacacaagaagaTCCGTggaatttcttcttctttatcatgGGTGGGAATTGTGGGATACATATAGAAGTTTTGGAATCATGTGATTTTCCCTttgaaaacctttttttaattagtaaataattcattaaaggGCATGAGTAGACAACCCATTTACATGGGAAGTACACCAGAGATAATTTGGCTAC
This genomic stretch from Quercus lobata isolate SW786 chromosome 3, ValleyOak3.0 Primary Assembly, whole genome shotgun sequence harbors:
- the LOC115982397 gene encoding uncharacterized GPI-anchored protein At5g19250-like, which translates into the protein MAFLKLSLLLLFMLVLHGVRCKPMYHNNDEEDDLFEGLNGYRSSSNLPNFTENSNAACLAEKVADKLDALSCENAFDYSSAPGNKPNFTDFDKLLDKCDINGNNTLDGVILPVCVPKLDPTAVLSNYTNSQYAKYLNDSSYTGAGIGSEENWMVVILSTNTSTGSFSSAASLIANISNYLAALFFGLLVISVS